Genomic DNA from Pelosinus sp. UFO1:
GTAATAAAATAACCCCTGCATCTGTGGAGGAATATTGTAAAACTGACGGATTTAAAGGCCTTAAAAAAGCTTTTACAATGAAACCTGCTGATATTGTTGCTGAAATTAAAAAAGCGAGGCTGCTAGGGCGCGGTGGTGCAGCGTATCCTGCAGGGGCCAAGTGGGAGCATTTACTGGAAATACCTGAGTTTCCTAAGTATATTGTTTGTAACGCAGATGAGGGGGAACCCGGCACATTTAAAGATAAATTATTATTAAGTCAAGATCCTTTGGGAATCATTGAAGGGATGACCATTGCTGGTTATGTTTTTAATTCTAATGATGCCTATATTTATATTCGTGGTGAATACGCAGCCATTCAACGGAGTTTTCAAGAAGCCATTAATCATGCCACCTCGAGAGGATATTTAGGGAATAATATTTTAGATACGGGTTTTAGTTTTCATATTCATATTGTGACAGGAGCTGGTGCCTACGTCTGTGGGGAGAATTCAGCCCTTTTAAATTCTATCGAAGGAAAGGCTGGGCGGCCTAGAATCAAACCGCCTCATTTAGCAGAAGTAGGACTATTTTCGATGCCAACCTTAGTGAATAATGTAGAAAGTTTTGCTAACATTCCAGTGATTGTTCAATTGGGTGGTGAAAAATACCTCAGTTATGGGACAAAAGATAGTGGTGGGACAAAATTAGTGTGTTTGTCAGGTCACGTAGCGAAACGAGGAGTATATGAGGTGCCTTTTGGTGTAACACTCCGCGATATCATTTACGATAAAGAAATTGGCGGTGGTATAGCACAGGATCAAAAACTCAAATTCTTTCATTTAGGTGGACAATCAGGTCCTTGTGGGATACCTGATCAGTTAGATACAATATATTGCTATAAAGCGTTGCGATCTGTCGGGCTGAGTGTCGGTTCTGGTGCAGTTGTTGTGATGGATGAATCGGTGTGTGTTGTTGATTATCTGAAAAAAGTTACTGAATTCTTTATTCATGAATCCTGCGGAAAATGTACGCCTTGTCGTGAAGGAAATTGGCAATTATATAAAATTCTATGCAAGTTTCAAGAAGGTTTGGCGGTGGAAGAAGACTTTACTGTAATAAAACGTTTAGCGGATGTAATGACCAATGCTTCATTTTGTGGGTTAGGGCAATCTGCTGCAGTAGCTCTTACGAGTTGCTTAAAATACTTTAAGGATGAGTTTGAAGCCCATATTAATAAACAATGTCCTGCTGGCCATTGTTTTATCGATGAGAGGGGTGAATAATATGCAACATATAAAAAATGTAAATAATGAAGTGACATTGATGGTTGATGGGGTTTCCGTAACGGTACCAGAAGGGACTCTAATTATTGACGCCGCTAAGAAGGTTGGAGTTCAGATTCCCGTTCTTTGCTACCATCCAGATCTTGCAGTACGAGCCACTTGTCGGGTTTGCCTAGTAGAAATAAAAGGGCAAAAGAAACTAAAAACTGCTTGCAGTAATGAGGTGTGGGAAGGCGCTGAAATTATTACAAACAGTAAGGTAGTAAGAGACACTAGAAAAACTGTATTAGAACTTATTTTAGCATCTCACCCACAAGACTGTTTGCAATGTATCCGTAGCGGTAATTGTGAACTGCAACAATTAGCAACAACTTTTGGTATTGGAAAACCAGTATTTGAGTCGGCGATTAATGGCGAAAAGAAACTGCCAATTGATAAAGGAAATCCATCGATTGTGCGTGATGCAAATAAGTGTATCAAATGTGGCAGATGTGTTGCCGTTTGCCAAGAGATACAAGGTGTTGGGGCTATTAATACAGCGAATCGCTCGAGGGAATACGAAATTAGTACTGCTTATGACAAGAAGCTAGAGGGCAGTCCTTGTGTTTTTTGTGGACAATGTATTGCAGTATGCCCTGTTGGTGCACTTTATGAAAAGAATAATACAGATGAGGTTTGGGAAGCTCTCGACGATGAAGAGAAACATGTCATTGTACAGGTTGCACCTGCCGTTAGAGTAGCTTTAGGGGAAGAGTTTGGTATGGAACGAGGCAGTATTAGTACGGGTAAAATGGTAACTGCCCTGCGTCGTTTAGGCTTTGACAAGGTTTTTGATACTAATTTTGCAGCAGATGTTACGATTATGGAGGAAGGGAACGAACTCTTAGGACGAATACAACATCACGGTGTTTTGCCTCTCATTACTTCTTGTAGTCCTGGATGGGTAAATTTTGTTGAAACTTTTTATCCCGAATTACTGTCCCATGTTTCCACCTGTAAATCACCCCAACAAATTTTTGGTGCATTGGCAAAAACCTATTATGCGCAAAAAGCAGGTATTTCACCGGATAAGATTTTTGTGGTTTCTATTATGCCTTGTACCGCTAAAAAATATGAGAGTTCCCGTCGCGAAATGAATGGCAGTGGCTATCGTGATGTGGATATAGTAGTAACAACTCGTGAACTTGCTAGGATGATAAAAGAGGCCGGCATTGAATTTAGGGCCCTAGAGGATGAGAGTTTTGATGATCCTATGGGGATTTCTACAGGTGCAGGAGCCATTTTTGGTACAACAGGGGGCGTTATGGAAGCG
This window encodes:
- a CDS encoding NADH-dependent [FeFe] hydrogenase, group A6; translated protein: MQHIKNVNNEVTLMVDGVSVTVPEGTLIIDAAKKVGVQIPVLCYHPDLAVRATCRVCLVEIKGQKKLKTACSNEVWEGAEIITNSKVVRDTRKTVLELILASHPQDCLQCIRSGNCELQQLATTFGIGKPVFESAINGEKKLPIDKGNPSIVRDANKCIKCGRCVAVCQEIQGVGAINTANRSREYEISTAYDKKLEGSPCVFCGQCIAVCPVGALYEKNNTDEVWEALDDEEKHVIVQVAPAVRVALGEEFGMERGSISTGKMVTALRRLGFDKVFDTNFAADVTIMEEGNELLGRIQHHGVLPLITSCSPGWVNFVETFYPELLSHVSTCKSPQQIFGALAKTYYAQKAGISPDKIFVVSIMPCTAKKYESSRREMNGSGYRDVDIVVTTRELARMIKEAGIEFRALEDESFDDPMGISTGAGAIFGTTGGVMEAALRTVYEMVTGQELKQLDFKMVRGLAGIKDAEIDLNGLKVKVAVANGLKNARLLMEKIKAGECNYTFIEIMGCLGGCIGGGGQPITSQAGAKGNRMEGLYQIDRDSVIRQSHKNPAVIKLYEDFLGKPLSPKSHSLLHTHYLARKK
- a CDS encoding NADH-quinone oxidoreductase subunit F → MEKIVKLISQRCNKITPASVEEYCKTDGFKGLKKAFTMKPADIVAEIKKARLLGRGGAAYPAGAKWEHLLEIPEFPKYIVCNADEGEPGTFKDKLLLSQDPLGIIEGMTIAGYVFNSNDAYIYIRGEYAAIQRSFQEAINHATSRGYLGNNILDTGFSFHIHIVTGAGAYVCGENSALLNSIEGKAGRPRIKPPHLAEVGLFSMPTLVNNVESFANIPVIVQLGGEKYLSYGTKDSGGTKLVCLSGHVAKRGVYEVPFGVTLRDIIYDKEIGGGIAQDQKLKFFHLGGQSGPCGIPDQLDTIYCYKALRSVGLSVGSGAVVVMDESVCVVDYLKKVTEFFIHESCGKCTPCREGNWQLYKILCKFQEGLAVEEDFTVIKRLADVMTNASFCGLGQSAAVALTSCLKYFKDEFEAHINKQCPAGHCFIDERGE